The Branchiostoma floridae strain S238N-H82 chromosome 3, Bfl_VNyyK, whole genome shotgun sequence genomic sequence gtaaatcGTATATATCGTATCGTCATCAAGTCACACAGAGTGTTTTCATCGTCCATTATTGTTCGTAAAGAGTCGTGCAACGCTGCGGCGGACCTCTTTGAGACGAAAGCCATAGACGACAGGATTGACTGCCGAATTCATTACGATAAAGACCATCACTCTGTAAATAGAAATGTGGTCTGTAGACAACATGGCCATTGTGCTGAAGATCGGCATCCATCCCACTAAGAAAACGATCGTGATGATGACGATGGTAAAGGCAGATTTTCTGTTGACGCTAGACTGGGCGCCGACCGAGGCCTCTTGTGCAGTGATGGCGTTCACCTGCTTCCAAAGGCACCACAGCACGCCCATGTTGAGGAGGATGATTGCCGCCATCGGGATGAAAACGAACACGAGAATGACAACCACATAGCTGTGAGGCAGTCCTCCACCTATCGGCAGGCATTCTTCGTCTACACGACTCTCACAGCTCCATCCGAGGACGGGTAGCGCCGCCAGCAGCCCAGACCACACCCAAACAACCACGATCACGACTTTACACTTGTCGTTGTTGACGTTGTTGACGTAGGTCATCCCATGCACGATGAACCAGTAGCGCTCAGCCGTCAGGGCCATCAGGCTGTATGCGGAGGAGAGCCCGGACAGAAATATCGATGTGAACATGAAACGCGACATGACGTTTGGCGGGCCAGAATCGGTTCGCACGTAGACCAGTGTCGCGCCACTTCCAAACACGAAGGCTATGCCAGTAAGGACATCACTTGTCGCAAGGTTAGCCATTAAGATGTAGACTGGCGTATGAAGCAGTTCATGCTTGAGGACCGCCGCCACTGGCAGGAAATTCGCAACGACTGACCAAATACCGAGGCAAATGGTTATGAGTAAGATCAAAATGTCGGTAGAGCCTCGGTCCCCATTAAAAGATGGAGTTTCACTCTCTGAACCATCTGATAGGTTGGAATGAACGCTTTGGCCTACCTTCGAATTGTTGCCATCACTTAGCCTAATGGTTTCATTGTTTTCCGAAGAACCATTACGTAGAGTTGACTGGTTGTGGATAACGTCCGGTCTCCACAGCCTTCTTGACGCCATGGTTACCGGGGTGTAAGGGTCCGTGACGATGAGGATCATCAGCAAGGCACCAATGTAATTACCTCCCGTAACTGTATGCATACTTCTGCTGTGTAGGTTTTGAATGACGGTCTCTCTAGGCCGAAACAGCCGGGACCACAGCACTAGCGTGAGAACTGTATCTCAATGTCGGTAAGAGCTTCTAGCTAGTTTACTTCTTGGCAACACTGTTTTACGTCATATCACATTCTAATCTTTGTACAATTGCAAATAGCACTAGCGTGAGAACTGTATCTTAATGTCCGTGGTAGCTACTAGTTGACTTCTTTGCAACACTGTTTTACGTCAGATCACATTCTAATCTTTGTACAAATGCATTGATTCGTAATTCATCGCACACTACCACAATTAAATATGACATTATTGTAAGTTTACACACGAAAACCTGAATGACTCTGTCAACTTCTAAATCTGCTGATTACATAGATTTGGTACTCTAACATGAGTCAAAGATATTGTAGGACCCTTAGCCTTTTCAAATTCCACTTAGGCAAATAACACCACTTTCAAGTATCAACAGAATTGACAGTCGTCGTAGTAGCCGACAAGTGTTCCGGTCTTTGCGACATTTACCTTGCTTTCCGACAGTAAATGTTTTGATGCCTTTCAAAAGACAGTTCATGTGTGTTGACAGAGGTTATTATGAAACATACGAAGCTGTGAATGCCACACGGAAGGAAAGTGGACTTGTCGACGCTCCAGCGCCAGCATTCAAAGAGCTAGACGCGGACAATGATCAACCATTTTTGTCACGTCGACATGAAGTGTGTTTCATGGATTCTGTGGTTTGGCGCCATAGGCAATAAGACCGTTCATAGCTCCAGGTGACCATGTACATAGCTGTCTAAAGTTTAAGGCCCTTGCACTTTGACCTTAGAACACAATGATACATCAACCCAGCACATTCGTACTTGATAAATGTGAACTGGCTAATTATGTCCCAGATCCCTCCATATGTTGGGAAGAAACGGACAATTCTGTGTAACACGTACGGGGGGAGGATAAAATTACTACAACGACAACAACATTGACCAGACAACATTGAACAGTGTGTTGTCACTGTTGATATCCCTTTGCATTATTCATAGTGGGTCGACAAGACCTATTCCTCCAGTACGTTTCTCTCTCAGCTTGTAAGTACAAAAGTACGTATGTTGTCTGTTGTATCTTAGCTGCATCTTTCGTTGCCTCTCGTTCAGCTGATATTCTTCATACTCGATATTGTATTCCTGTCTCCGATTTTAGGAAAACTCCAACGAATGAGTCTATtctatgttcatgttcatgcttTGTTCTTTGATTGCCTTGCCAGAAGTAGTAAAGACTAGTGTCTCTATGCCATCGCTCTTGACGAATCTTCACTGATACGTATACGGCGACGACAGCATCTTCAGTTGTTTTTATTGGTGTTTCAGTTACTTTTAGCGAAGAGTCGTGCAACGCCGCGGCGGACCTCTCTCAAACGAAATCCGTAGACGACAGGGTTGATTGCCGAGTTTAACACGATGAAGACCATCATTCTGTAAAGCGACGGGAAGTCATGAGTGAATAGGGCCATATTGCTGAAGATCGGCATCCATCCCACCAGGAAcaagatggtgatgatgacgaGGGTGATGCCGGATTTTCTGTTGACGCTAGACTGGGCGCCCACCGCCGCTTCTTGTGCAGTGATGGCGTCCACCTGCTTCCAGAGGCACCACAGCACGCCCATGTTGAGGAGGATGATTGCCGCCATCGGGATGAAAACGAACACGAGCACGACAACCACATAGCTGCGAGGCAGTCCTCCGGCTATCGGGAGACATTCTATGTGGACATAACTTGCACAACGCCAGCCGAAGACGGGTAGCATGGCCAGCAGCCCAGACCACACCCAGACGATAATAGTCACGACCTTACATTTGTCGTTGGTGACGTTGTTGATGTAAGTCATCCCATGGACGATGAACCAGTAGCGCTCAGCCGTCAGGGCCATTAGACTGTAGGCGGAGGACAGCCCGGATAGGAACATCGATGTGAACATGAGACGTGCCGAGGCGTAAGAAGGGACGGAGTCGGTTCGAATGTAACCCAATGTAGTACCAGTCCCAACCATGAACGTCAGGCCAGTTAAGACATCACTAGCAGCCAGATTAGCCATCAGGATGTAAACTGGAGTGTGAAGCTGTTCGTACCTGATGATGGCTGCTAGCGGGAGGATGTTCGCAACGAAGGACCAGGCACCGAGAGTTATAGCAACACATGCGATGGTGATTGCCACGGACTGGTACATAGTACGAGATGGACTGTCACTCTGCACACATTCTGATGCATTTGAACTGATATTTTCTCCTACCTTGGAGACTGTGCTCATCTCAAAGGCGCTGCAGTTCACATTCCGGTCTGTTGAGTTGTGGACTGTGTCCGTGTCGTTGCTGGTCTCCTTAGCGGTGTCCTGCCCGGATGCTAAGGGCAGCTGGACGTAACGACCTGTGGCTAGTAGAACCACGAACGCCACTCTGATGTAGTTGCCTTTGGTACTCATCGCTTCTTCGTGGTTTTGACAAACTGAGTACGTAAGTTCTAATGTCTCGTaaaggagagagagaaaaacaacGGTCCTAGCGTGAGAACCGCATCTTAATGTTGACACCAGCTCTGCTTCAGGGCGGCATCATATTGTAATCTTGCGTAATTAGTCGTATATTTGGAAGGTTTAAGTACAAATTACCTTTCTTCATGATCACTAATGCACAATGCCAAAAATACATCATAACACACTTCATCACATAGTATaataagtatgaaatatttcagcaTTATCAAGTGCAGCCATGACAACCTGAATGGAACCTGAAGGAGCTTTATGGGGCTAAATCAGATTTCCCTTCCAGGTAGATATGTAATTAGGCTAGACCGTGTAAAGgttaacattctgtatttgcttgcaaatgttacctttctagtttcataATGTCTGTTACGGTTAggttgttaccttcgccaagaaggttatattttcggttataAAAAGCCTCATTatgtgtccctatatgtaggtcaacagaatataactcgagaagctgtgtatggattttaatgatatttggtatttgagtagcggttgcggaaaggaaggtcgtgttcgaaaatggttggcattgcctttttccgtcaggacggtagcgggccgaatGTGTGCGTCcactttttttttgtgtacaGCAAAACTCAAGAGGCCTTGAAtgaatcctgatgatatttggtaggtgggtaggggtcaggaaaacgaaggtcgagttcgataacgGACCCCCTAGCTGCTATCTAAGGTACTGCACcaattttgacatctcgtgttctggacatgctgtggtcatgatttttgagtggtagaaagcccttggaacagagagtaaaagtgctgtaagtttgaaCCCCCTGGCGAAGGTAACGCAACGGGCCCGCATGGCTAGCTGCATTTGCCGACGATTTCGTGATGTTTTACATGGAATACCCACCCGAAATGGCGGGGTAAGCAGACGCAGACAGTGTGGCATGTACAAACTATCCCGTCATGCCTCGCGCGATGAGCGAGTTAGATACAACAAACCCCACATGTGATCTCACTCCGTGTCGCGAACCGGAATAGCACGGACCTCACCATGAGCGCCCCGGCTCCCATTGTCCTGCGCGGAGATGCCACCCTTGTGGGACAGAATTTGTTCGATATCTACAAGACGGTGCGAGGAGAAACTCCCCTCCCGGAGGAGGATCTCCTTGCCAGGTTCTTAGCCGACGTGTCGCTCGGGAACCTCAGCGACAACGAGCTTTCGGAGCGGCTGGAGACCCTCACAGGACAAGACACCGTTTTCCTCCTAGCCATGACAGGAATGGACCCCAAAGCGCACGAAACCATCGTGCGCTTGGCCCACTTTCTGATCCTGGCGGCCAACGACACTGTCGCCCCCAGGCAGCAGATCCAGCCGTCCAAGGCCAGCAAAGCCGCAGCCCAGGCAGTCGCGACCCTCCTGGACCCTACCCACGTCCCGCCCCGTGGGACGGAGCGGACAACAACAGCAGCGGCGTCGAAGACAGGCGGCGCCTCTTCCTCTGGCCTCCCACCGCCAGCCAAGAAGGCAAAGAAGAAAAAGCCAGCCCCACCGGACGAGGACTCCAGCTCTGGTGACGAGAGTGATCTCGAGGTCAGTACGGTTTCTTCCTGGGTCTAAAAGTGTATTTAGGGCAGATATGTACAGACGAAAAGTGGGTTGAAGTCGTATCTCCCCGCAGCGACGGATAGAACATTGCTCTGGGTTTTCCCCTGGACGGGTGGAGTTGTATCTCCCCGATTTAGTAGAGCGGGCTGCAATTGTATCTCTCCGCTGTGACAAACGAAAACTCTCTGTAGTCCGACGATAGGGTTGCAGTCGTATCTCCCCGTCGAAACGAACGAACCAGAATCCCGAAACTCCGCAAACACGACAAAACGAAACCCTGTATTTCCGACGAGCAGGTTTCAGTTGTTCTCCCCGCAGAAGCGAACAAAACAAATCTTCTGTATTTATGACGAGCGGGTTGCAGTTGTACCTCCCCGCAGAAACGAACAAAACAAATCTCTGTATTTACGACGAGCGGGTTGCAGTTGTACCTCCCCGCAGAaacgaacaaaacaaaacctgaACCCTGTGTTTCCAACGAGCGGGTCGTAGTTGTATCTCCTCGCGTGAAACAAACGAGATCTACCCCCGCTGTAAAAGGACGAGTGGTTTGAAGTTTTTTGCATCTCCCAAAAAAACGAGGAAACGATATGTGTTGTTTCCCTAGACCAGCGGGTCACAGTTTGTATCTCCCCACAGTGACGAAAGAAGTAACATTTGATCCCTAAAATTATGGGCAGGTTGAATCTCAGGTTGTATCGTTGATTTTCTTTCCGCCGAAGCGGGGCTAAGACATAATCTTACTcacaaaatttgaaaacacaacaaataaatGTGCTTCCCTCAGCCGGCACAAGCACAGACGACGAAGTTTCTCTCCCCGCaagcaagaaaacaaaactttcgGTCTTTCGGCTAAGCCTACCCCTACTCGGTTTCCCCCGCCTCTCGATTAGCTTGTGCAGACGTCTAAGTACAGGTTAAAAGAGGGAGGAGGAATCCAGTGTTTTCTCGCCTTTTTTCAAATTCTAAGTTTGTTTTCCCTCGCCCATGTAGCTATTATTGTAATCGTGAAACTACAATTACTCCCACCGAGCTCCTAATTACACCCAGGTCTAGCGATAGACAAACCGAGGTGTCAACAACGTGCTCTCGCAGCATGAGACAAGTTTTTCGGTATTCCCTAATCGATCATGACATTCCACCACGTCACAGTCGGGCGCCGACAAAGACTCCCGTCCGTTCCCTAGTTCGCTAACATGTGTCAACCAAAACCGCTAACCCAAATAGTTGTGGCAATGAGCGGAAATTTGGAGCAGTTTGAAGAGTAAAACCTGACGTTGGTTTTCATTTGATTTTCTCTCTAGGATGACTCGCTTCGACGGGAGTTAGACAAGGCAAAGGAAGCATGTCTAGACCCCCTCGTCCATCGCTACCCCGCCAAACTCCGGATCCACGGACCATTGTGTCGCCTGAAGGATAAAACCATCAGGGTGGGAGCTAAAAGGAGCGTTGTGGAGCGCTTCGAGAACTTAGCAAACTTCGTGCTCGAAAACTCCTCGAACGAGGGGATTGGAGAAGAAGTCAGGATCCTCCTGATGACAACATCCGAGTCCAGCAATCGCCAGCCGTCCTACGGTCAGACTCAGAGCCACCGGGGCCCGCCACCACCAGGAGCCTGGGGCCCGCCACCACCAGGAGCCTGGGGACCGCCCCAGGGCCCACCCCAGCCATACCGCCCATGGGGACAGGGCTCGGGCGCCGAGGGGTGGGGACCACCTCCACGCCGGTCCTCGGCACGCCCGCCACGCATCCACAACTCAGACAGGTGCTTCACGTGTGGGGAGGTTGGCCACTGGCGATCCGACTGCCCCCTCAACCCGAAGAAGCGGCGGTGAACCGAGGACGGGACTGACAGACCTGAACTCTAAAAGTGTGATGAAAGAGCATACATAGTGACTCTGGTAGATTAGTAAGCACAAGAAAGTTAATATGTAGAAAGTTAGAACACGAAGATTAAAGAAAGAAtgatgcacatacatacatgtccaTGTtgccttttttcttttcttttttgcattGTGATTTGACCTCAGAGCAAAGATGGACGTCGATTAACCATGTTTTGATGTAAACCGGGAGGTGACCCCCCACGACACGACGCTTCAAATAGGTCAAGATAAGATTAGAGTCGTCAGTATGGAAACCCGCTCGGGGCTCGGTTCAGATATTTTATTTGAGAGGCAGCGGTCCGCAAAAAATTAATTACAGATCACATACTCATGTAAATGACAGTGCTAGTGACACTGCTTTGTGACACCATTTCCTTTGAGCCAAATGACAGCAGCCAAGTAGGTGGCccgctagcctccttcaccggcctctctgggaagcttggcattttttttttgtaggaaGGAAGCCGATTTCGcttagcccgtacaagctttccggggGTTTTTCCTGGCCTTGTACCAGACTTCCGGAACCCTGAAAACACGTCAAAATAGATCCAATTGGGGGGGGTTTTTCCCGGCCGGGGAACAGTTCGGGTTCCCGGGTTCCGGGGTTTGGGGGCTTTTGCCTAgccggttttttttttttggccggGTTCCTCCTTTTTTTGTTCCCCTTTTCGGTTTTTTTCAGCGTTCCGGGTTTTggtagggattttttttttcttttcccgGCTttttcccggttaaaaatcgggAATGGGCtttccgcccccccccccccccccccccccacacacaaaaaaaaagggttcgcttaaaaggctgggctgtctaccaggccaggctacctggcctgtctacctggcctggctatcacgtcaggctactcagatccccccattcatatccccatcatatggcactcagccaaaatagctgattgacaggcataataattgctgatctccaaccctgctagtgccagtgacccaaggttgccctgtccaccactggctgggccctttgggaatgtgtctgggaggccttgcttgcagcatgtcaggaacacaagtaccagcattgtgtttgtgtatgtttgtgggtgtgtaaatgtgtgagtgtgtgtgtgtgtgtaagaatgggcttgccagcaacagaaatttgtttctttattgaatatctatcttctagaacagaaactatctcagcttgtgcaacaagaagggagagcataaatcacttgctcactgtaaagctaaacttgtattgaccaaggggggtactgtataattacatgtacctccttgttctctttgctagtatgccatgttgacatatacaatcttagtagtcacatagcatttttgaggctgtggattgttatccactgtacaatttttgtgtccaggacagagcccaatcctctccttccactgacaATAATCTCcccaacccccttgtacaagttggagtggggaaagtactgttaacagattttgtgacatgtcaaaggatttgaacccagaacttctgttttctaggtctaacaccctaaagcatttaccgaacacagtactggtacagtacttgaatgtgttcctgacagctgcaaggaaggcctcccagacactttcccgaagggtccagccagtggacactggcagggttgaaaattagcaattactatgcctgtcaatcagctattttggctgagtgccacatgatgggggtatgaatggggggatctgagtagcctgacgtgatagccaggccaggtagacaggccaggtagcctggcctggtagacagcccagccttttaagcgaacccaaaaaaaattgccaagcttcccagagaggccggtgaaggaggctagtgGCCCGCCGCTTTGACGTAACACATAAACCGAATTATTACACCCAAGTGACGGAAAGGAATTCGGGCGACACAAACGACATTAACAATACACCTCATAAGGACCCCATCGTGACGACGTGGTTTTTACATATGTATCAACAGACCCGATTGCGATCAGACCAGATCTTTGTtttcattacctgcatgtatgcaggtatggttttcacgggcgtgggaacttttggaagctggggatgtagggcgctgtatctcaaaaacggatggtgcgagcacgacgatttttggtacgtgggttgggggtggtggcttgacactcaggtgtgattttgggcctcctggcacttgaccttgacattgcaggtgacattttttgtgttttttgggcacttttggcgctgtgtgtccggaacgatacgtgggattgcaacgatttttggtgcatgggtgggggggtcattgcctgttgcctaggattgactttgggccttgtcgcgtttgaacttgacacggcaggtcaaattttgtgtccgagaggggtatttccggagttatatcttctgaatggttggtgcgggcgcgatgatatttggcacatgtgtcggcggtggctgaataattctcaatttttattttggcggccttggtgcttgaacttgacattccaggttaccttttgtgcgggcacggggcgtgcgctgtatctccggaacgcaaggtgccattgtgttgcttttTGGTACATGaattgttggtggtgtcctggcggtcaggtttgattttgggcttcCTTGTTCATGAACTTGACACTGTAGGCTGATGCTGATTTTTTCTTGGTTGGGATTCAGGAccactaacatctgcttggttttttgaaaacagattatggtccagggtttgggttgattgatggGTCTTTACTTGTGTAATTGTCATCTGGTTTGCAGGggcgtacatgtaggtcacgTTCAATGTATTGGGTTACTTTGTATCTGCCAGATGATGCTACAGCTCCTGCCATACTGGTTAGGTataatttgagtttgcttcttagtctttgtggtgttttgacaGCTGTATAAACTATatagttctggtacaagttcctttaccctgtttggcaatcatggttaaacagaagaagatacaactttctaaagtggaggagaaatgaaTAGAGCATAAGCATAGGAGAAAGGactgtgtatgatttttcctgtgtttctttggtgatgccatttccatactgtatgcaggtaattttggGCCAGTCATATTcacttgatttttgggcctgcttttaaatctatagtacaggcagggttaagtggtggaggctttgTTAAGTATCGTCTggtgcattttgtcactgcaaatatatgatgaaattgttttccccttctaagcaactgctcattggtttttGGGGATGTTTGCCGGGTGTCCGCTCTGGCTACAAcagttttctgaacttttcaaagtttccattgccagcagcttgccatctataaatgggattgacaaggacattttgattattaattctgctgttaaatttggcttaaaTACTAGAAGAGATTTAGGCCCACGTTACATTACGGTTTTCGCGAGAGCGGGACTGGCGAGAGCGGGACTGGCAAGAGCGGGAGCCCCATGTTAAGAGAGTTCCTGTCGTTGTAGTCCcgttgtcttcaaattttctcccgtccactccgaagtgTATGCCCGTAGGCTCAGTGGGAGTCCCCGACAACttcaaactgcgtataaagagaacGCGTCGGGCCCCTGACAGCCGGAGTCAGGGTTTAGGTGATTATTTCAGTGCGTAGCCATAACTTAGCAAGttatcactgaaagaaagggatcttctttCAATTTTGAATGGGTTTTTAAAGTccttttttatcaaaaattttgtggtcgaagttaccagaagtgtcagcgaaacaacaacgtagtcagggacttgtatttcttatgaaattcaaatactatttgAATTTCAATCACTTGGAAGTggtaagcaaacaaaaaatgaaattttgttcaatatgacagcgtgcagctaaaaaaaactgcGATCTTCATGGTTAGACTTTCCTGCGGGTGGGTTGGGTTGGtcagattgaatgaaaatatgataccaccctggggactaactgttgctgttgcatgggggctaccacagtgagattgtctatggaactactgtactAAGTACCATTGGTGAAATTAAGCAAAGAACCTTCCAATGTCAAGTGATATatcactccagaaataaatctttaatggaAGAATAcacaccaaggagacttagcagctgcatcaggtcagtacattgaaataggaagatatcagtactaaATATATCATGACAGAATAaatgcatgggccatctgagaaaaaaaagtagcaaaaagttgtctcaacaacttcaaggtactgtggttggttatgtacttaagaaatccaaaataagtaatgttcatccatgtccaaacttacaaattcagaaaatggaatttcagacttttgcatggtgcacaaccaacacggtaaaaagctgaCTTTTCCAAGCACGTACCgcagacaaaaaatacacaataggtctacagacacccaatatatttcatgcaggcctgaggtctacgaactcttgttattatTTGAGGAGGCCGCCATTCTTCGCATTCTTTGTATTTGTACCTTGCGGCATCTACAATTGACATGAGCAAAACCGCCTTCGTACCAATCATTGTCGATAACATCTCTCTTTGTATTTCGCCTGATAAGCCCGGCGTGTGCTTAAACCTAAAATTTACTTCAGGTCTACACGTGCGTATTGTCAAGTTCAACTGTGTATTTACTCTCAAACCCATTGCCGATAATAACAACAGCATGGGTCACGACATTCACCAGACCTGAACGGTATTGTCTATTGATAATACCGGTACCACTTTGTAATAGatagatcatgggagtggcctgactatgtAATAGatagatcatgggagtggcctgactatgtggatttggtactgctccgcccaCCCGAGGAGTTTTTTGGGGTCCCCGAGGGCGAAGCCCGAGGGACCCCAACAAACTCCAAGGGTggcggagcagtaccaaatccacatagtcaggaCACTACCAGGATCTAtctgacttagaacatggccatctttccgaagcaaaatacacttttttagtcattagaaacatgcagtttgttttcctagcaaGCGAACAGACAGGCTATATTCTTCTCCTATTTCCCattcatgaccctggtgatggcgcctcacacctttcATGACCCTGttgatggcgcctcacacctttcctcatgaggattgtgtgaaattcatgtctggttttacaacacttttttgcaccacaatgccattgttctgTGGGTGTATGTCAGATTGatcccagttcccaacctgacctcaaatgagCAGGACGTGGCATTTCTTGGAGGCCcatttctcgagtatgttcagccgttttcacagtGTTCAGCCGAGTTCCGTACACAGCCCGACACGTCTGAGTTCCAGCTCGAGCTTGGTGTAAAAAGGTTTTGCTGCAGCCTATTGGCATCTCTGCCAaactgttctgtagttttgatcCTGACCAGCTCCTGCCAGACAGACCGGCCAATGTCGCTGCCTCCTCCCCCATTTCATTCGCCCTGCTGGAGCAACCGTTCTGACaagctgtcctgttcccagttcgacccgttcctggtagaccacatcatgcattatcttcctgcatttttagtttgtttctcgtttatggaagtattCATCGTTTTGATCAATTCAACTCGCATctttttatgtagcatctctactttttaaaagtttttctttactatcttggaacctgttccctagcttgatgtaaccaaagaggttatatttttcatgtctttgaaagtttgatgtaacgctgtttgtacattttcttgttacaagaaactctttattattgtcttgttcgttttctgactttctttcatgatcgttagaatttcctttgtttatgttatgaataaagatgttcagtaacataggttgatttgctgtttccctttttgttaattctttaattgcttctatttgcatgagaaaggtgggcgtctccaacttagtcaatttattcgttggttggtacacccctacccctagggagaccattcagttgaatggtgggcgtctccaacttagtcaat encodes the following:
- the LOC118412299 gene encoding sphingosine 1-phosphate receptor 2-like — encoded protein: MHTVTGGNYIGALLMILIVTDPYTPVTMASRRLWRPDVIHNQSTLRNGSSENNETIRLSDGNNSKVGQSVHSNLSDGSESETPSFNGDRGSTDILILLITICLGIWSVVANFLPVAAVLKHELLHTPVYILMANLATSDVLTGIAFVFGSGATLVYVRTDSGPPNVMSRFMFTSIFLSGLSSAYSLMALTAERYWFIVHGMTYVNNVNNDKCKVVIVVVWVWSGLLAALPVLGWSCESRVDEECLPIGGGLPHSYVVVILVFVFIPMAAIILLNMGVLWCLWKQVNAITAQEASVGAQSSVNRKSAFTIVIITIVFLVGWMPIFSTMAMLSTDHISIYRVMVFIVMNSAVNPVVYGFRLKEVRRSVARLFTNNNGR
- the LOC118412300 gene encoding G-protein coupled receptor 6-like codes for the protein MSTKGNYIRVAFVVLLATGRYVQLPLASGQDTAKETSNDTDTVHNSTDRNVNCSAFEMSTVSKVGENISSNASECVQSDSPSRTMYQSVAITIACVAITLGAWSFVANILPLAAIIRYEQLHTPVYILMANLAASDVLTGLTFMVGTGTTLGYIRTDSVPSYASARLMFTSMFLSGLSSAYSLMALTAERYWFIVHGMTYINNVTNDKCKVVTIIVWVWSGLLAMLPVFGWRCASYVHIECLPIAGGLPRSYVVVVLVFVFIPMAAIILLNMGVLWCLWKQVDAITAQEAAVGAQSSVNRKSGITLVIITILFLVGWMPIFSNMALFTHDFPSLYRMMVFIVLNSAINPVVYGFRLREVRRGVARLFAKSN